CATGCTCGGGCACTTCGCGCTCGTCGCGCGTTGGGAAGCGCGCGAGATGGGCGCGCGCATGGGCGAACGGTACGAGGCCTACCGACGCGCGACGCCGGCGTTCCTGCCGCGGCTGCGGCGGCGCCGCTGACCTGCGGCGTTTGCGGCGGCGCCGCTGATCGACGCGGGCCGGACGAAAACGCGCCGCGGCGGGAAGGCCGCGGCGCGCCGGATCAACGCTCGTCGTCCGCGGCCCCGTCGGGGGGCGCGCCGCGCGCGCGCCAACGCGCCTCGGCGGCGGCGCGGGCCGCGTCGTCCTTCGGCCCGTCCTGCGCCACGTAGACCGTGCTCGAGGGGAAGGCGAAGCCGGCGCCGTCGCGGCCGACGATGTCCATCATCTGCAGCAGCAGGTCCTCGCGCGTCTCGGCGAACGAATCGAACTCCGTCGTCGCGACGTAGCAGGCCACCTCGACCTCGAGGGCGCTCGCGCCGAAGTTGACGAGGCGCACGCGGATCCCCTCGGAGAGGACGCGCACGTCGTCCACGAGCAGCGCGCGCAGGTCGGCGAGGATGCAGCGCATCTGGTCGGGGGTCGTCTCGTAGCGCAGGCCGAGCGTCGTCGCGAAGCGGATCCGGTCGCGCAGCCCGAAGTTCTCGAGGTGCCCCTGCACGAACTCGGCGTTCGGCACCGACACCACCGTCCGGTCGAGCGTGCGGACCCGCGTCGAGCGCAGCCCGACGTCCTCCACCACCCCCTGCTTGTCGCCGAAGCGGCAGTAGTCGCCGACCCGCACCGGCTGGTCGATGATCAGCGAGATCCCGCCGAAGAGGTTCTCCAGCGTCTTCTGCGCGGCGAGGGCGAGGGCGAGGCCGCCGACGCCGAGGCCGGCCAGCAGCCCCGTCACCTGGAAGCCGAGGTTCTGCAGGACGACGATCGCCGCGACGCCGAGCAGGACCGCCTTCACCGTGCGCCGGCCGAGCGGGATGACCGACGCCATCGTCAGCCGCCCTTCGGCGCTGCAGCGCGCGGCGAACAGCTTCGCGCCGAGGTCCACCAGCCGCATCGCCAGCCAGAGCGTGGTGACGAACAGCGAGGACTTGATCCCGATCCACAGGTAGCGGCTGACGACGACCGGCAGGCCGAGGGAGACCATGCCGGCGCGGAAGATCATCA
Above is a genomic segment from bacterium containing:
- a CDS encoding mechanosensitive ion channel family protein; amino-acid sequence: AAAPAAAPNAGGAAAAGKPAAAPAEDAIGRSTPRGAVQGFLKAVAAKDFRRAALYLDLSDLPENERRGGRIYAQRLSVVLDRAAAIDPEQISDAPEGKIKDGLPPDFERVASVAARDGAHDILMQRVTEQDLRVWKFSTATVDEIQDLFDAFGHGPLVELLPAFMFKYSFLGLELWQWIGLAVWIALAAGISLFVFLLARGLLLRIAHRTSTTADDELVHAALPPFRLGAALMIFRAGMVSLGLPVVVSRYLWIGIKSSLFVTTLWLAMRLVDLGAKLFAARCSAEGRLTMASVIPLGRRTVKAVLLGVAAIVVLQNLGFQVTGLLAGLGVGGLALALAAQKTLENLFGGISLIIDQPVRVGDYCRFGDKQGVVEDVGLRSTRVRTLDRTVVSVPNAEFVQGHLENFGLRDRIRFATTLGLRYETTPDQMRCILADLRALLVDDVRVLSEGIRVRLVNFGASALEVEVACYVATTEFDSFAETREDLLLQMMDIVGRDGAGFAFPSSTVYVAQDGPKDDAARAAAEARWRARGAPPDGAADDER